CCGATCCTCCAGCGCGGCCAGGTCGCGGTTTGAAACAGCTGCTGTGAGGCTCGCGGGTTCGAGCCAGAGGTGTTAATCGAAGGCGTTGTGATTGGGTCGATGGATCTCCAGGGGGAGTGGACCCTGGCTGCCGACAAAGTGCTGGCTTTCTAAGTCTCTCCACATCATAGACCAGGGCGGCAGGCGTGTGTCTGCCGCCTCGTCGTACTCAGGAGAAAACCATGAGCAGTAAAACGATCCTCATTCTCGGAGGTGGCGTCGGAGGGCTGGTCACGGCCAATGAACTGCGCCATCACCTACCGCTTGAACACCGGATTGTGGTCATCGACCGGCAGACCCAGCACATCCACAACCCCTCCCTGTTGTGGCTGATGGTGGGTTGGCGCGACGCGTCGAACCTCCAAGCCGATCTGCGCCAACTGGCGCGCCGCAATGTCGAGTTTGTGCAAGCCGACATCCAGGCTATCGAGCCGGACAACCATCGTGTGCAAACTTCCGCAGGGGAATTTGCTGGCGATTACCTGGTGATCTCCCTGGGCGCGCAGCCTGCTCCTGAACTGACGCCAGGGTTTGTCGAAGCAGCGCACACACCGTACACGCTGGAGGGCGCGAGCCAACTGCGTCAGGCTCTGGTCGAATTCAAGGGCGGGAAGTTGGTTGTCGCTGTCACCGGCCTGCCGTACCGCTGCCCGGCTGCGCCCTACGAGACAGCATTGATATTGCACGCGTACCTGAAAAAGCGTGGCCTGCGGGATCAGACTGACATGGTGATGATCTCGCCGGAAGCCATGCCGATGGGCACTGCCGGTCCCGTCATGGGGCAAGCGATCCAGAGAATGCTGGCCGAACGCGATATTCCCTATCGCCCATTGACCCCCTCCCAAGCCATCGACGCTGACAGCCATGAGCTGATTCTGAACTCCGGCGAACATGTTCCGTTTGATCTGCTGGTGGGAGTTCCTGCGCATCGCAGCCCGCAGGTTGTGCGCGAGTCGGGATTGACCAATGAAGCCGGGTGGATTCCGGTTGACGCAACTTCCCTGGCAACACGCGCTGAAGGTGTTTATGCGCTGGGCGATGTGACCGTCATCCCCCTGCCGGGACGCTTCCAGCCGGACGCAGCGCTGACACTCCCCAAAGCAGGCGTTTTCGCCCACCGGCAGGCGGAGGTGGTTGCGTTCAACCTGGCAATGGAGATATCCGGTCGGACAGAACGCCGCGCTTTTGACGGTCTGGGCGGCTGTTTTGTCGAACTGGGCGATGGTCGGGCGGGTTACGGCGCGGGCAATTTCTATCATCCCCAAGCGCCAGCCGTGACGCTGCGCAACCCTACCCGGTATTGGCACTGGGCGAAAGTACTGGTCGAAAAGTACTGGCTGTGGCGCTGGTTCTCATCCCGGTTCGCCAATGCGCAGTCCATCGGTGACCGGCTATTGTTTGGGCGGACGTCACGTTAATTCTTCAGAAGGCAACACAACGGGTGCCAAAAACAGGGTCCGTGGATAACTTTACGGCTGATTATGACGCCTGGTTCGAAGATTTCCGCGCGGTCTACGAATCGGAACTGGAAGCGATCCGGACGCTACTGCCGACAGGCGAATCGGAGATCGAAATCGGGGTCAGCACGGGAAGGTTCGCTGCACCGTTAGGCGTCAGGTTTGGCATCGAACCCTCGCGGACGATGGCACTCATTGCCTGTTCCGTGTACATTGACCTGCCCCCCATAAACTGATCCAGTTTGTATGTTAGGATTGGACAATCAAGGAGGCAGAGAAATGCCACGCAAGAGGTATTCACCCGACGAGATCATCCACAAGTTGCGCGAGGCTGAAGTCTTGCTCAGCCAAGGGCTGACGGTGCAAGAAGCGGTGCGACAGCTCGGCATCGCGGAACAAACCTACTACCGCTGGCGCAAAGAGTACGGCGGGCTGGACAAGAGCCAAGCGACGCGGCTGAAAGAACTGGAGCGCGAGAACCTGAGGCTGAAGAAGTTGGTGGCGGACCTCTCGCTGGACAAGTCGATTTTGGAGGAAGCGCTGTCAAAAAAGTAATCAGCCCGGCCAGGCGACGCGAGATGGTGGCGCATGTTCAGCAGCAGCTGGACATTTCTGAGCGGCGCGCCTGCCGGGTATTGAGACAGCCCCGTGCCACCCAGCGTTACG
This sequence is a window from Aggregatilinea lenta. Protein-coding genes within it:
- a CDS encoding NAD(P)/FAD-dependent oxidoreductase; translated protein: MSSKTILILGGGVGGLVTANELRHHLPLEHRIVVIDRQTQHIHNPSLLWLMVGWRDASNLQADLRQLARRNVEFVQADIQAIEPDNHRVQTSAGEFAGDYLVISLGAQPAPELTPGFVEAAHTPYTLEGASQLRQALVEFKGGKLVVAVTGLPYRCPAAPYETALILHAYLKKRGLRDQTDMVMISPEAMPMGTAGPVMGQAIQRMLAERDIPYRPLTPSQAIDADSHELILNSGEHVPFDLLVGVPAHRSPQVVRESGLTNEAGWIPVDATSLATRAEGVYALGDVTVIPLPGRFQPDAALTLPKAGVFAHRQAEVVAFNLAMEISGRTERRAFDGLGGCFVELGDGRAGYGAGNFYHPQAPAVTLRNPTRYWHWAKVLVEKYWLWRWFSSRFANAQSIGDRLLFGRTSR